One part of the Sphingobacterium sp. LZ7M1 genome encodes these proteins:
- a CDS encoding sensor histidine kinase, which translates to MSVLLFFVSKIYIEIYEIIILLVLAIMIVLFVIVLYNQYYKKIQEENDLRHQQELKFQTETKALAIKTQEEERKRIARTLHDEIGNKLQVLKLNLISNKDQIEAQQYVGLSDKIDQLIDSAREISHRMYPVNLEYFGLILTLEELKQNLIGYEVELYLHQQYQERPLDFEVQIYRVILEFVSNTIKHAKANKISILVRDGNYFLSFLLKDNGKGFEKINSNGMGVSNISNRVELLDGKSKLSSALGKGTRLMMVFPKMAV; encoded by the coding sequence ATGTCTGTATTACTTTTTTTCGTTTCAAAAATCTACATCGAAATCTATGAGATAATCATCTTATTGGTTTTGGCCATAATGATTGTGCTTTTTGTGATCGTCCTGTATAATCAATACTACAAGAAAATCCAGGAAGAGAATGATCTGCGGCACCAACAGGAGCTAAAGTTTCAGACAGAGACGAAGGCTCTTGCCATCAAAACGCAGGAGGAGGAAAGGAAACGGATTGCAAGGACATTGCATGACGAAATTGGCAATAAATTGCAGGTGCTTAAACTGAATTTAATTTCCAACAAAGATCAGATTGAGGCTCAGCAATATGTAGGCCTGAGTGACAAGATTGACCAGCTGATAGATTCAGCAAGGGAGATTTCGCACCGGATGTATCCCGTGAACCTAGAATATTTTGGCTTGATCTTGACCTTGGAGGAATTGAAGCAAAATTTGATTGGATATGAGGTGGAACTATATCTGCATCAACAGTATCAGGAAAGACCCTTAGATTTTGAAGTTCAGATCTATCGGGTAATCTTGGAATTTGTCAGCAACACCATAAAACATGCTAAAGCGAATAAGATTTCGATCTTGGTCCGTGACGGCAATTATTTTCTCAGTTTTCTCTTAAAAGATAATGGGAAGGGCTTTGAAAAGATAAATTCTAATGGGATGGGGGTTTCCAATATTAGCAATCGGGTAGAATTATTGGATGGTAAATCCAAATTGAGTTCGGCTCTGGGCAAGGGAACTCGGCTGATGATGGTGTTTCCAAAAATGGCGGTATAA
- the arr gene encoding NAD(+)--rifampin ADP-ribosyltransferase, with the protein MYAKDLKKGNYGPFYHGTKADLKVGDLLTAGRKSNYHPDVIMNQIYFTQQVNGAGLAAELAPGDAEPRVYMVELTGDFEDDPNVTDKKFPGNPTQSYRSTAALKIIAEISDWPRLSPEELQRWRENLAKIHRDPNAIIIN; encoded by the coding sequence ATGTATGCTAAAGACTTGAAAAAAGGCAATTACGGCCCGTTTTATCATGGCACAAAAGCCGATTTAAAAGTTGGCGACCTCCTGACTGCTGGAAGAAAATCAAACTACCATCCAGACGTAATCATGAATCAAATCTATTTTACCCAGCAGGTGAATGGTGCGGGATTGGCAGCTGAACTAGCTCCTGGAGATGCGGAACCTCGTGTTTACATGGTAGAACTTACTGGCGATTTTGAGGATGACCCAAATGTTACCGACAAGAAATTCCCCGGTAACCCTACCCAATCTTACCGTAGTACAGCTGCATTGAAAATCATAGCTGAAATTTCCGATTGGCCCAGGCTCAGTCCAGAAGAATTGCAGCGTTGGCGGGAAAACCTAGCAAAGATCCACAGAGACCCGAATGCGATAATTATCAATTAA
- a CDS encoding SDR family NAD(P)-dependent oxidoreductase, with amino-acid sequence MEQKRFVNKTAIVTGAGKGIGFEIAKNLILEGATVILNDVDPDLCDEATAKLNEIGTCYSFAGDVSEASFNKDLVDFAVSKTGTLDVVMANAGITLFGSFLEYKAEDLYKVLQVNIGGTFFLAQAAGKYFIEQKKRGSILFTSSVTGHQAHKELAAYGMTKAAVELLAKHLVLELSPYGINVNAVAPGATLTERTMEDPKYKKTWAHLTPIGSAAYPSDIAQTALFLVSEQARHITGQTIVVDGGWSAVSPSPF; translated from the coding sequence ATGGAACAAAAAAGATTTGTAAATAAAACTGCAATCGTTACGGGAGCCGGTAAAGGCATAGGCTTTGAAATAGCTAAAAATTTGATTTTGGAAGGGGCTACCGTAATTTTAAATGATGTAGATCCAGATTTGTGTGATGAAGCTACCGCCAAACTCAATGAAATCGGCACCTGTTATTCCTTTGCAGGCGATGTGTCTGAAGCTAGCTTTAACAAGGACCTTGTTGACTTTGCAGTATCAAAGACGGGGACTTTAGATGTGGTAATGGCCAATGCTGGTATTACCTTGTTTGGGAGCTTCCTGGAGTATAAGGCGGAAGATTTATATAAAGTGCTACAGGTCAATATTGGTGGCACTTTCTTTTTGGCCCAAGCTGCCGGTAAATATTTTATTGAACAAAAGAAGAGAGGTAGCATTCTGTTTACTTCTTCGGTGACAGGGCATCAGGCCCATAAGGAGCTTGCAGCCTATGGAATGACCAAAGCTGCGGTAGAATTATTGGCGAAACACTTGGTCTTGGAGCTCTCCCCTTATGGGATCAATGTCAATGCCGTAGCCCCAGGGGCAACCTTGACCGAAAGGACCATGGAGGATCCGAAATATAAAAAGACCTGGGCTCATTTGACACCAATTGGTTCTGCGGCATATCCAAGCGATATTGCGCAGACAGCACTCTTCCTGGTCAGTGAACAGGCAAGACATATTACGGGACAGACGATAGTGGTAGATGGTGGTTGGTCTGCTGTAAGTCCATCCCCATTTTGA
- a CDS encoding NIPSNAP family protein → MSKSIHSVFCRLSILTVLICMLLQSASSAVAKTMYIQLKVYHFQQAHQEQQLDQYLSNAYLPALHKFGFKKVAVFKPLKNNENADKLIYVLTYSDRLENFAKLDVNLEKDKQYQEAGKSYLDLAHNNPPFQRIETILMRAFDGMPFVELPKLKSDKSERVYELRSYEGPTEKLAANKVSMFNNGEIDIFKKLNFNAVFYGQVIAGSTMPNLMYLTTFEDMADRDEHWKAFGPLYKPMSEMPQYQNNVSKNVTILCTPTAYSDY, encoded by the coding sequence ATGTCAAAATCAATCCATTCGGTATTTTGCCGGCTTTCTATTCTTACTGTCCTGATTTGTATGTTGCTGCAAAGTGCTTCATCTGCAGTAGCAAAAACCATGTACATCCAACTTAAAGTCTATCATTTTCAGCAGGCCCATCAAGAACAACAATTAGATCAATATCTCAGTAATGCCTATTTGCCAGCTCTGCATAAGTTTGGATTTAAGAAAGTTGCGGTTTTTAAACCGTTGAAGAATAATGAAAATGCTGATAAACTGATTTATGTCCTAACTTATTCAGATCGATTGGAAAACTTTGCCAAGTTGGATGTTAATTTGGAAAAGGATAAGCAATATCAGGAAGCTGGAAAGTCATATTTAGATTTAGCACATAACAATCCGCCATTTCAAAGAATAGAAACTATTTTGATGCGTGCCTTTGATGGAATGCCATTTGTGGAATTACCTAAACTGAAATCTGATAAGAGTGAAAGGGTATATGAATTAAGAAGCTACGAAGGTCCAACTGAAAAGCTTGCTGCCAATAAGGTTTCCATGTTCAATAATGGAGAGATCGATATTTTTAAGAAATTGAACTTCAATGCTGTGTTCTACGGCCAGGTTATCGCTGGCAGTACAATGCCTAACCTGATGTATTTGACAACATTTGAGGATATGGCTGATCGTGATGAGCATTGGAAGGCTTTTGGACCGCTTTATAAGCCTATGAGTGAAATGCCGCAATATCAGAACAATGTTTCTAAAAACGTGACTATCTTATGTACACCTACTGCTTATTCTGATTATTAG
- a CDS encoding response regulator transcription factor, translating into MSEMKIALMDDESLFIEGLSMLIGKIPNCQVIYKNTDPSTLIADFMAMDENLLPDILLLDIQMEPISGLVLVEQLLPSFPKVKILILSSHYKSNMIGHMLKLGVSGFLPKVIDIETLQLALETVYNTGVYVTASDYQLLHQYLNNPNKKVSFDLKDQLTDREIEVIRLICEEYTNIEIAEQLFLSKRTVESHRQRILDKLGLKNTVGLVIYALANELFVPKK; encoded by the coding sequence ATGAGTGAAATGAAAATTGCATTGATGGATGATGAGTCCTTATTTATTGAAGGACTGAGTATGCTGATAGGAAAGATCCCTAATTGTCAGGTAATCTATAAGAATACAGACCCAAGTACCCTGATCGCTGATTTCATGGCCATGGATGAAAACCTGTTGCCAGATATCTTGCTTTTGGATATTCAGATGGAACCTATTTCAGGTTTGGTGCTCGTGGAACAACTCTTGCCAAGCTTTCCTAAAGTGAAGATCTTGATTTTATCCTCCCATTATAAGTCTAATATGATTGGGCATATGCTGAAATTGGGGGTTTCAGGTTTTCTACCTAAAGTTATTGATATTGAAACATTGCAACTGGCCCTAGAAACGGTGTATAACACTGGAGTGTATGTTACAGCTTCAGATTACCAATTGCTGCACCAATACCTCAATAATCCCAATAAGAAGGTATCCTTTGACCTGAAGGACCAATTGACCGACCGAGAAATTGAAGTCATCCGATTGATCTGTGAGGAATATACCAATATTGAAATCGCAGAACAGTTATTCCTTAGCAAAAGGACCGTTGAAAGTCATAGGCAGCGAATCCTGGATAAATTGGGGCTTAAAAACACCGTTGGTCTGGTGATCTATGCCTTAGCGAATGAATTGTTCGTTCCCAAGAAATAA
- a CDS encoding IlvD/Edd family dehydratase, protein MKLRSKEWFARKGKDGFIYRAWMKNQGIPADMFEGKPVIGICNTWSELTPCNAHLRDLAEAVKKGVLEAGGFPLEFPVMSLGETLMKPTAMLFRNLASMDVEESIRANPMDGVVLLVGCDKTTPSLVMGACSVDLPSIVVSGGAMLTGKFRGKDIGTSDVWRFADDSKKGLVSEEEMNMAEAGMCRSIGHCAVMGTASTMAGMVESLGITLAGNAAIPAADSRRKVLARMSGRRIVEMVKENLKLSDVLKREAFENAIKVNAAIGGSTNFAIHLMAIAGRIGVDLNLEDFDHFSKDIPLVANLQPSGKYFMEDLYYAGGIPAVMNSIKGSLHADILTVSGKTVAENIQDHKSLNDDVISTKENPFNPISGIVVLKGNLCENGAVLKPSAATPELMKHTGKAVVFEDIEDYKKRIDSDDLDVDANSVLVLKNVGPKGYPGMPEVGNMGIPKKLLDVGVTDMVRISDGRMSGTGFGTVVLHVSPESAIGGTLALVQNGDLIELDVEARKLNLLLDDAELDSRRKNLKLNLNQFTRGYCKLYVDHVEQAHLGADLDFLKGGSGSEVLRDSH, encoded by the coding sequence ATGAAACTAAGAAGCAAAGAATGGTTTGCTAGAAAAGGCAAGGATGGCTTTATCTATCGTGCATGGATGAAGAACCAAGGTATTCCAGCAGATATGTTTGAAGGAAAGCCTGTAATAGGCATCTGTAATACATGGTCAGAACTGACGCCATGCAATGCCCATCTTCGTGATTTGGCAGAAGCAGTTAAAAAAGGCGTTCTGGAAGCAGGAGGGTTTCCGCTTGAGTTTCCGGTGATGTCCTTGGGGGAAACCTTGATGAAGCCAACCGCTATGTTGTTCAGGAACCTCGCCAGTATGGACGTCGAAGAATCCATCCGTGCGAATCCGATGGATGGAGTTGTGTTATTGGTAGGCTGTGACAAGACAACACCCTCATTGGTGATGGGAGCCTGTAGTGTGGATCTTCCGAGCATTGTGGTTTCAGGTGGAGCCATGTTGACCGGTAAATTTAGAGGTAAGGATATCGGGACCAGTGATGTTTGGCGATTTGCAGATGACTCTAAAAAAGGACTGGTATCTGAAGAAGAGATGAATATGGCCGAAGCAGGGATGTGCCGTAGTATTGGCCACTGTGCAGTCATGGGAACAGCGTCAACCATGGCCGGAATGGTAGAGTCCTTAGGCATTACCTTAGCAGGCAATGCGGCAATACCTGCCGCAGATTCCAGAAGAAAGGTGTTGGCAAGGATGTCGGGAAGAAGGATCGTGGAAATGGTCAAGGAAAACCTGAAATTATCCGATGTCCTGAAACGCGAAGCTTTTGAGAATGCGATCAAGGTGAATGCCGCTATTGGTGGTTCTACCAATTTTGCTATTCACTTGATGGCCATTGCTGGTAGAATCGGCGTGGACTTGAACCTGGAAGATTTTGATCATTTCTCGAAAGATATTCCCTTGGTTGCCAATCTACAACCTTCAGGAAAGTATTTCATGGAAGACCTGTATTATGCGGGCGGTATACCGGCTGTGATGAACAGTATCAAAGGTTCATTGCATGCTGATATTTTAACGGTCAGTGGAAAGACCGTTGCCGAGAATATACAAGACCACAAGAGCCTGAACGATGATGTGATCTCGACGAAAGAAAACCCATTCAATCCTATTTCAGGTATTGTAGTCCTCAAGGGGAACCTCTGTGAGAATGGGGCTGTTTTGAAACCTTCAGCTGCAACACCTGAATTGATGAAGCATACGGGGAAAGCTGTTGTTTTTGAAGATATTGAAGATTATAAGAAAAGGATAGATTCGGATGATCTCGATGTTGATGCCAATTCGGTTTTAGTCCTGAAAAATGTAGGCCCAAAGGGCTATCCGGGCATGCCTGAGGTCGGCAATATGGGGATTCCGAAGAAGTTGCTCGATGTCGGAGTGACGGATATGGTCAGAATATCGGACGGGCGTATGAGTGGTACCGGTTTTGGTACGGTGGTTTTGCATGTGTCTCCTGAATCTGCCATAGGGGGTACCTTGGCTTTGGTTCAAAATGGGGACCTGATCGAGTTGGATGTGGAAGCTAGGAAATTGAATCTATTGCTAGATGATGCAGAATTGGATAGTAGAAGGAAAAATTTAAAATTAAATCTCAATCAATTTACCCGTGGGTATTGTAAGTTATATGTGGACCATGTGGAGCAGGCTCATTTAGGAGCAGATCTGGACTTTCTAAAAGGAGGTTCTGGTAGTGAGGTGCTTCGAGATTCCCATTAA
- a CDS encoding CotH kinase family protein: MRTKIPFIHYWYFTFFFITVLSCQKDKISPELSTENELVSFGFDTDKQTSLLFDIETEIIGDTIFAHALVGTNVQALVPDFEHIGAKVTVDNVEQTSGKSKQDFSKLVKYTFAAENGETKSYIVKFVDTGIPAIYLSTNGKPIESKDDYVSGSLKITTGFEGKVVYEGVTEVKGRGNSTWGMPKKPYRIKLDKKAALLGMPADKSWALLANYGDQSLLRNEIAFEVSKRLDMGYSPRQQYVELFLNGEFMGNYTLTEHIKEGSDRVAIDEDNGGFILEGDGYAYSEPVHFITDQNMPVTVKFPDEDEITPAQLDYITKYVGTFENSLYKIGDQANSNYQDYFDLTSFVNYYLANELCGNSDMLWSMRMYKKSSLDPKIYVGPVWDFDLAFNNDKRLGNSQEVMMLQRAHEPRAWMNKLMIDPDFKKLVRTRWKEVKSKMESMPEFIDQRAKKINYSQKYNFKRWDVLGKNINQSWYVGVTHQDYVNFVRNYVSKRITWLDGVINGPQFD, translated from the coding sequence ATGAGAACAAAGATTCCTTTTATTCATTATTGGTATTTCACATTTTTCTTTATTACGGTTCTATCTTGCCAGAAAGATAAGATTTCACCTGAATTATCTACAGAAAATGAGTTGGTTAGTTTCGGTTTTGATACTGATAAACAGACAAGCTTATTGTTTGATATTGAAACAGAGATCATAGGCGATACCATTTTTGCCCATGCCCTAGTAGGTACAAATGTTCAGGCATTGGTTCCTGACTTTGAACATATAGGTGCTAAGGTTACGGTTGATAATGTTGAGCAGACCAGCGGAAAGAGTAAACAGGACTTTTCTAAATTGGTAAAATATACATTCGCCGCTGAAAATGGTGAAACAAAAAGCTATATAGTCAAATTTGTTGATACAGGGATTCCTGCTATATATCTCTCTACCAATGGAAAGCCGATTGAAAGCAAAGATGATTATGTCAGCGGTAGCCTAAAAATAACAACTGGCTTTGAAGGAAAGGTCGTTTATGAAGGTGTTACGGAAGTTAAAGGCCGAGGTAATTCTACTTGGGGAATGCCTAAAAAGCCATATAGAATTAAGTTAGATAAAAAGGCTGCCCTATTGGGTATGCCAGCTGATAAAAGTTGGGCATTATTGGCCAATTATGGCGATCAATCGCTATTACGTAATGAAATAGCCTTTGAGGTCAGCAAGAGATTAGATATGGGCTATTCACCTCGACAACAATATGTAGAACTGTTTTTAAATGGGGAGTTTATGGGGAATTATACTTTAACCGAACATATCAAAGAGGGGAGCGATAGGGTAGCCATCGATGAGGACAATGGGGGTTTTATCCTTGAAGGTGATGGATATGCCTATTCTGAACCGGTACATTTTATTACCGATCAGAATATGCCGGTAACAGTGAAATTTCCCGATGAAGATGAAATTACTCCTGCCCAATTGGATTATATCACCAAGTATGTGGGAACTTTTGAGAACAGTCTGTACAAAATAGGAGATCAAGCAAATTCCAATTATCAAGATTATTTTGATTTAACAAGTTTTGTGAATTACTATCTGGCTAATGAGTTATGTGGTAATTCGGATATGCTTTGGAGTATGAGAATGTACAAGAAGAGCAGTTTGGATCCCAAGATTTATGTAGGTCCAGTGTGGGATTTTGATCTAGCCTTTAATAATGATAAGCGTCTCGGTAATAGCCAAGAGGTAATGATGCTCCAAAGGGCTCATGAGCCAAGAGCATGGATGAACAAGTTAATGATAGATCCTGATTTCAAGAAATTGGTGAGAACACGCTGGAAAGAAGTAAAATCGAAAATGGAGTCCATGCCTGAGTTTATAGATCAGCGGGCTAAAAAGATCAATTATAGTCAGAAATATAATTTTAAACGCTGGGATGTTTTGGGCAAAAACATCAATCAAAGTTGGTATGTAGGGGTAACCCATCAAGACTATGTGAATTTTGTTCGTAATTATGTATCAAAAAGAATAACATGGCTGGATGGGGTAATCAATGGGCCTCAGTTTGACTAG
- a CDS encoding tetratricopeptide repeat protein: MKTNPKKRKNADLFFLICMPICLLFSNLGYAQEAVNAQITQHSRDGKAKYDAGQYSAAISSYTSALNLKAVDSIYLNLAAAYYLNGDYGKAMDAINSGLSLKPNNTGPYLKLRGETYYVLNNIDAAIAEYDEIIKVESDCVPCFINRGKYKTDIGEFDDAIADFTQAISLSDTSSVAYYQRANAKFIIQDFEGALEDAEKSIALNPKNSSSFFTKGLVNTVMEDYKSALSAFYKVSELSPTFEPAYLGRAYIFGRTKEYLEAVKELNQAIAFNPRKYESFMNRGTMYYFMGDYTTSLKDFSKAIEMKPSEEELYFRRSKVYNANKMYNEALTDLNKAIEMNPDFYDYYFLRANNYEALNKFDLALKDYNVALEMNPLDYRVFRMRAGLYKKLNKTTEAEADLEKANELETKSQN, from the coding sequence ATGAAAACGAACCCTAAAAAGAGGAAAAATGCTGATTTGTTTTTTCTCATCTGCATGCCTATTTGTTTGCTGTTCTCCAATTTAGGCTATGCGCAAGAGGCTGTCAATGCTCAGATTACTCAGCATTCTCGGGATGGGAAAGCGAAATATGATGCCGGACAGTATTCTGCGGCAATATCAAGTTATACATCAGCCTTGAATTTGAAAGCGGTAGATTCCATTTACCTTAATCTTGCGGCAGCCTATTATCTGAATGGGGATTATGGAAAGGCTATGGATGCCATCAATTCGGGCCTAAGCCTAAAGCCCAACAATACCGGTCCATATCTTAAGTTAAGAGGAGAAACCTATTATGTTTTGAATAATATTGATGCTGCCATCGCTGAATATGATGAGATCATTAAGGTTGAAAGCGATTGTGTGCCTTGTTTTATCAATAGAGGCAAATACAAAACAGATATTGGTGAATTTGATGATGCCATTGCGGATTTTACTCAGGCGATATCATTGTCTGACACTTCCTCAGTAGCCTATTATCAAAGGGCAAACGCCAAATTCATCATTCAGGATTTTGAAGGAGCCTTAGAAGATGCGGAGAAATCCATTGCACTCAATCCGAAAAACAGTTCGTCTTTTTTTACGAAAGGACTCGTTAATACAGTGATGGAAGACTATAAGTCAGCCCTTAGTGCCTTTTACAAGGTTAGTGAACTTAGTCCAACTTTTGAGCCGGCCTATCTTGGGCGTGCCTATATTTTTGGGAGAACGAAGGAATATTTGGAGGCCGTAAAAGAGTTAAATCAAGCAATTGCCTTTAATCCTAGGAAATATGAATCTTTTATGAACAGAGGGACGATGTATTATTTTATGGGGGACTATACAACGAGTTTAAAGGATTTCAGTAAAGCCATTGAGATGAAACCTTCGGAAGAGGAACTTTATTTTAGAAGATCGAAAGTATATAATGCCAATAAAATGTACAATGAGGCACTAACTGACCTGAATAAGGCCATAGAAATGAATCCTGACTTTTATGACTATTATTTTCTTAGGGCAAATAATTATGAAGCCCTAAATAAGTTTGATCTTGCATTGAAAGACTATAATGTAGCCCTTGAAATGAACCCATTAGATTACAGGGTATTCAGGATGAGAGCTGGCCTGTACAAGAAATTAAACAAGACCACAGAAGCTGAGGCTGATCTTGAAAAAGCAAATGAATTGGAAACAAAAAGTCAGAATTAG
- a CDS encoding Gfo/Idh/MocA family protein has translation MENRKLRMGMIGGGQGSFIGAVHRSAALLDGKIDLVCGAFSSRPEVSAQSGKDLALPADRVYSSFQEMIEKEKELPEDIRMDFVSIVTPNHAHFEPAVLALRNGFHVVIDKPVTFTLEEAKALAKVVEETGLMLALTHTYVGYPMVKQAKDLVEKGLIGKIRKVFVEYPQGWLTKGIENSGSVQAAWRTDPQRSGKSGCMGDIGTHAAHLAEHISGLKITHLCANLNIYGTDRVIDDDGDVLLKFEDGATGVLSASQVATGEENALKIRIYGEKAGLEWKQEEPNSLFVKWDNQPIQIYRTGGNQVYQMCEATGAFTRTPTGHPEGYIEAFANIYQSFAARLLQKITGNHAEIAFPAYPDIEEGIRGMLFIDRVLESNESEAKWTAF, from the coding sequence ATGGAAAACAGAAAGTTGAGGATGGGCATGATCGGCGGGGGACAAGGGTCTTTTATTGGTGCAGTACATCGTTCTGCAGCCTTATTGGATGGGAAGATTGATTTGGTGTGCGGAGCATTCAGTTCGCGGCCAGAGGTTTCTGCCCAATCCGGAAAAGATTTGGCCTTGCCGGCAGACCGTGTTTATTCTTCTTTTCAAGAAATGATCGAAAAGGAAAAGGAATTGCCTGAGGATATCAGGATGGATTTCGTTTCCATAGTAACACCCAACCATGCCCATTTTGAACCAGCCGTGCTCGCTCTGAGAAATGGTTTCCATGTCGTAATCGATAAACCGGTAACATTTACCTTAGAAGAAGCTAAGGCCTTGGCAAAAGTAGTGGAAGAAACGGGCTTAATGTTAGCCCTGACCCACACTTATGTGGGGTACCCCATGGTTAAACAAGCCAAAGACTTAGTTGAAAAAGGTTTGATAGGCAAGATCCGCAAGGTTTTTGTGGAATATCCGCAAGGTTGGTTGACCAAGGGGATAGAGAATTCTGGCAGTGTGCAGGCAGCATGGCGTACTGACCCGCAAAGAAGTGGGAAAAGTGGATGTATGGGTGATATTGGAACCCATGCGGCACATTTGGCAGAACATATTTCTGGTTTGAAAATAACACATCTATGTGCCAATTTGAATATTTATGGAACTGATCGCGTCATCGATGATGACGGTGATGTCCTGTTGAAATTTGAGGATGGCGCCACGGGTGTATTAAGTGCATCGCAGGTGGCTACTGGTGAAGAAAATGCGTTGAAAATCCGCATTTATGGGGAAAAGGCAGGATTGGAATGGAAACAGGAAGAGCCTAATTCCCTGTTCGTCAAATGGGATAATCAACCGATTCAGATTTATAGGACTGGCGGGAACCAGGTATATCAGATGTGCGAGGCAACTGGAGCATTCACCAGAACTCCAACAGGACATCCAGAAGGCTATATTGAAGCTTTTGCCAATATCTACCAATCTTTTGCAGCTCGATTGTTACAAAAGATCACAGGCAACCATGCTGAAATCGCTTTTCCAGCTTATCCAGATATTGAAGAAGGTATTCGAGGTATGTTATTTATTGATCGGGTTTTGGAATCCAATGAGTCCGAAGCAAAATGGACAGCATTTTAA
- a CDS encoding sugar phosphate isomerase/epimerase: MKRFIPRFEMLALLAVLSFLFFSCTGQSKPVENKLEEAENMEVGVGLYSFNRFPFEKSVEMAKGTNAQKVEGFSFHNLGGRFGGKVIANLSDEELSMMKGILDSNQVQMVSMYADGKTIEDWEQLFKQGQKLGLQFLVGEPDPLLLDKINELAGQYKLPLAIHEHAKGLSRYWHPDSAMAAVEGREHLKICADIGHWVRSGLDPVECLQKVEHKLLSLHVKDLDGSGNMEAKDVAIGAGVIDYDKVFAELKRQDFSGEIFIECEHNWDNNFEEVKESVNYMRQKAK, translated from the coding sequence ATGAAAAGATTCATTCCGAGATTCGAAATGCTAGCCCTTCTGGCGGTTCTTTCCTTTCTGTTTTTTTCCTGTACGGGACAATCTAAACCTGTGGAAAATAAGCTGGAGGAAGCTGAAAATATGGAAGTAGGCGTAGGTCTGTATTCATTTAATCGATTCCCTTTTGAAAAATCAGTCGAAATGGCAAAAGGAACCAATGCCCAAAAAGTGGAAGGTTTTTCCTTTCATAATTTAGGGGGTCGGTTCGGGGGGAAAGTTATAGCAAACCTATCAGATGAAGAACTCTCGATGATGAAAGGCATTTTGGATAGCAATCAGGTTCAGATGGTTTCCATGTATGCCGATGGAAAAACGATAGAAGACTGGGAACAATTATTTAAGCAAGGCCAAAAGTTGGGCTTACAGTTTTTGGTTGGGGAACCTGATCCATTGTTACTAGATAAAATCAATGAATTGGCAGGACAATATAAGCTACCCTTGGCCATTCATGAGCATGCCAAAGGACTGAGTCGCTATTGGCATCCCGACAGTGCGATGGCAGCCGTAGAAGGACGAGAGCATCTCAAAATCTGCGCAGATATTGGTCATTGGGTACGAAGCGGACTCGATCCAGTGGAATGCTTGCAAAAAGTAGAGCACAAATTATTGAGCTTGCATGTCAAAGATCTGGATGGTAGTGGGAATATGGAGGCGAAAGACGTGGCCATAGGAGCAGGAGTGATAGATTATGATAAAGTATTTGCTGAATTAAAGCGTCAGGATTTTTCTGGAGAAATCTTTATTGAATGTGAGCATAATTGGGATAATAATTTTGAGGAAGTAAAAGAATCCGTAAATTATATGAGGCAAAAAGCTAAATAA